A region of Streptomyces sp. NBC_01788 DNA encodes the following proteins:
- a CDS encoding XdhC family protein, translated as MTNTELLTRADVLRQGRTPFVLATVVHAERPTSAKPGDSALVLPDGTVEGFVGGSCAETTVQLQGLRVLATGESLLLRITPGADTGTEGAQEPAEGLVTVANPCLSGGTLDIFLEANLPPALAYVYGHAPIARALLDVGHVVGLDARPASPGEPLPPDLDVVVIATHGREEETVLIEAARAGIPYIGLVASPKRGAAVLAGLDFTEEQRARVHTPAGLDIGARTPGEIALSVYAEIIALRPKAARVVRPGADTAAPQSVAEDVDPVCGMTVAITPDTLSLDRAGNRVFFCGPGCRHAFADDPSRYAHA; from the coding sequence ATGACGAACACCGAACTGCTGACCCGCGCGGATGTGCTCCGGCAAGGCCGTACGCCGTTCGTCCTGGCCACCGTCGTCCACGCGGAGCGGCCCACGAGCGCCAAGCCCGGCGACAGCGCGCTGGTGCTGCCCGACGGCACCGTCGAGGGCTTCGTGGGCGGCAGCTGCGCCGAGACGACGGTACAACTGCAGGGCCTGCGCGTGCTGGCGACCGGCGAGTCGCTGCTGCTGAGGATCACGCCCGGCGCGGACACCGGCACCGAAGGCGCGCAGGAGCCTGCCGAAGGCCTGGTCACGGTGGCCAATCCCTGCCTGTCCGGCGGAACGCTCGACATCTTCCTGGAGGCCAACCTCCCCCCGGCGCTGGCGTACGTCTACGGACACGCCCCCATCGCCCGCGCCCTGCTCGACGTCGGTCACGTGGTCGGCCTCGACGCCCGGCCGGCCTCGCCCGGGGAGCCGCTGCCGCCCGATCTGGACGTCGTCGTCATCGCCACACACGGCCGCGAGGAGGAGACCGTACTCATCGAGGCCGCACGCGCCGGGATCCCGTACATCGGCCTGGTGGCCAGTCCGAAGCGCGGCGCCGCGGTGCTCGCCGGGCTGGACTTCACCGAGGAACAACGCGCGCGTGTCCACACGCCGGCCGGTCTGGACATCGGCGCGCGGACCCCGGGGGAGATAGCGCTGTCGGTGTACGCCGAGATCATCGCGCTGCGGCCGAAGGCGGCGCGAGTCGTGCGCCCCGGAGCCGACACCGCCGCGCCGCAGAGCGTGGCCGAGGACGTGGATCCGGTGTGCGGCATGACCGTGGCGATCACGCCCGACACCCTCTCACTGGACCGGGCCGGCAACAGGGTGTTCTTCTGCGGGCCGGGGTGCCGGCACGCCTTCGCCGACGACCCCTCCCGTTACGCGCATGCCTGA
- a CDS encoding AAA family ATPase, which produces MPDLDPVPDVPALRSRLDTVGYLADDALATALLLAVRMRQPILLEGEPGVGKTEAARALAAVLDTPLIRLQCYEGLSSAEALYEWNYPRQLLAIRLAESRGEPLRDADLFTEDYLLPRPLLAAICHPGPRPAVLLIDEVDRADDEFEAFLLELLADAAVTIPELGTRTAAVPPVAVLTSNRTRDLHDALKRRCLYHWIEYPDTARVAEIIRRRVPESAEWLAERVARGVARLRARQELTKPPGIAEAIDWAGALHTLGLSVLDADAADRTLGAVLKYAEDLEAVRRTGLAELVDAEARSDA; this is translated from the coding sequence ATGCCTGACCTCGACCCCGTACCCGATGTCCCCGCCCTGCGCTCGCGGCTCGACACAGTCGGCTACCTGGCCGACGACGCCCTGGCCACGGCGCTGCTGCTGGCCGTGCGCATGCGGCAGCCGATCCTGCTGGAGGGCGAGCCCGGCGTCGGCAAGACCGAGGCGGCCCGCGCGCTCGCCGCCGTGCTCGACACCCCACTGATCCGGCTGCAGTGCTACGAGGGACTCTCCTCGGCCGAGGCACTCTACGAGTGGAACTACCCCCGGCAACTACTGGCCATCCGACTGGCGGAGTCCCGCGGAGAGCCCCTGCGGGACGCCGACCTGTTCACCGAGGACTACCTGCTGCCACGGCCGCTGCTCGCCGCGATCTGCCACCCGGGACCGCGGCCGGCGGTGCTGCTCATCGACGAGGTGGACCGCGCCGACGACGAGTTCGAGGCGTTCCTGCTGGAACTGCTCGCGGACGCCGCGGTCACCATCCCCGAACTCGGCACCCGGACGGCCGCGGTGCCGCCGGTGGCCGTACTGACCTCCAACCGCACCCGGGATCTGCACGACGCGCTCAAACGCCGCTGCCTCTACCACTGGATCGAATACCCGGACACCGCACGAGTCGCCGAGATCATCCGCAGACGGGTACCGGAGTCGGCCGAGTGGCTGGCCGAGCGCGTGGCGCGCGGGGTGGCACGCCTGCGTGCCCGCCAGGAACTCACCAAGCCGCCCGGCATCGCCGAGGCGATCGACTGGGCGGGCGCGCTGCACACGCTGGGCCTCTCCGTTCTCGACGCCGACGCCGCCGACCGCACCCTCGGGGCCGTACTCAAGTACGCCGAGGACCTGGAGGCCGTGCGCCGGACCGGACTGGCGGAACTGGTCGACGCGGAAGCCCGCTCCGATGCCTGA
- a CDS encoding FAD binding domain-containing protein yields the protein MQVPAAFQYETATSVEHAIELLTRYGPEARVVAGGHSLLPMMKLRLAQPEALIDINGLGELALIRVDGHDLAVGAMVRHAELLASPVVGEHFPILRDAERVIADPLVRNRGTVGGSLCQADPSEDLSAAFSALRATLVAQGPRGRRTIGIREFFLGPYETALNEAELLVEIRVPIRSHASAYRKVERRVGDWAVVAAGAVLEISDGVITEAGIGLTAVGAPRFVSEQAEDFLRGGRPDDEGFAEAGRIAAQECRPTADQRGPVDYKRHLAGELTTRALRVAAARAQGQEA from the coding sequence ATGCAGGTTCCAGCTGCCTTCCAGTACGAGACGGCCACCAGCGTTGAGCACGCGATCGAGCTGCTCACACGCTACGGCCCCGAGGCCCGGGTGGTGGCGGGCGGACACAGCCTGCTGCCGATGATGAAGCTGCGGCTGGCTCAGCCCGAAGCCCTGATCGACATCAACGGCCTCGGCGAGCTGGCGCTGATTCGGGTGGACGGGCACGACCTGGCCGTCGGAGCGATGGTCCGCCACGCGGAGCTGCTCGCCTCGCCGGTCGTCGGTGAGCACTTCCCCATCCTGCGGGACGCGGAACGGGTCATCGCAGATCCGCTCGTACGCAACCGCGGCACCGTGGGCGGCTCACTGTGCCAGGCCGATCCGTCGGAGGACCTGTCCGCGGCGTTCTCGGCACTGCGGGCGACCCTCGTCGCCCAGGGCCCCCGCGGCAGGCGCACCATCGGGATCAGGGAGTTCTTCCTCGGGCCGTACGAGACCGCGCTGAACGAAGCGGAGCTTCTGGTGGAGATCCGCGTGCCCATCCGTTCGCACGCCAGCGCCTACCGCAAGGTCGAGCGCCGGGTCGGCGACTGGGCGGTCGTCGCCGCGGGAGCGGTGCTGGAGATCTCCGACGGTGTCATCACCGAGGCCGGGATCGGGCTGACCGCGGTGGGCGCCCCACGGTTCGTGTCCGAGCAGGCCGAGGACTTCCTGCGCGGCGGACGGCCGGACGACGAGGGCTTCGCGGAGGCGGGCCGGATCGCCGCGCAGGAGTGCAGGCCGACGGCCGACCAGCGCGGCCCGGTCGACTACAAGCGGCATCTGGCCGGGGAGCTCACCACGCGGGCGCTGCGCGTCGCCGCCGCACGCGCCCAGGGGCAGGAGGCGTGA
- a CDS encoding MFS transporter: protein MPSPESAPKSRPRSWAPLLAVCTGYFMVILDVTVINVAVPVIGRELSASLTGIQWITDGYTLVFAGLLLTGGALGDRLGNRRVFCSGVAVFTLSSAACALAPNAPFLVVARLVEGLGAALIVPGSLALLQQAYPAPAARSRAFGLWGSMAGIAASTGPLLGGLLASTVGWRWVFLINLPVGTACLVLTLRHVARSPRHAARRLDWPAQCAVVAAVALLTAALNEAGRRGWSAPAVLAGVGLAGLAAAAFAVRERLARSPALPPSLLRSRTMIGGAVIGLLFNFGFYGMVFTASLDFQHQRGFSALGTGLALFPAVAMTMFASVLSGRLTRLTGDRPLVISGMLVAALGLAGWASSGADPAYPVLVAPMMAAGFGTSFALTGSTATVMGAAPPAYAGAASALFNTTRQVGSATGVALGGSLLATATHYNTGLRTSMAIGALAYLAAAGLAWLCVPAKPKGT, encoded by the coding sequence ATGCCCTCCCCCGAGTCGGCCCCGAAGTCCCGGCCACGGTCCTGGGCACCGCTGCTGGCGGTGTGCACCGGGTATTTCATGGTGATCCTGGATGTGACGGTGATCAACGTCGCCGTTCCGGTGATCGGCCGGGAACTGTCGGCCTCGCTCACCGGCATCCAGTGGATCACCGATGGGTACACCCTGGTCTTCGCCGGCCTCCTGCTGACCGGTGGCGCGCTGGGCGACCGGCTGGGCAACCGCCGCGTCTTCTGCTCGGGCGTGGCGGTGTTCACCCTGTCCTCGGCCGCGTGCGCGCTGGCGCCGAACGCCCCCTTCCTGGTGGTGGCGCGGCTGGTGGAGGGGCTCGGCGCGGCGCTGATCGTGCCAGGGTCCCTGGCCCTGCTCCAGCAGGCCTACCCTGCGCCGGCCGCACGCTCGCGCGCCTTCGGGCTGTGGGGTTCGATGGCGGGCATCGCGGCCTCCACCGGGCCGCTGCTGGGCGGGCTGCTCGCCTCCACGGTGGGTTGGCGCTGGGTGTTCCTCATCAACCTGCCCGTCGGGACGGCCTGCCTGGTGCTGACGCTGCGGCATGTGGCGCGCTCGCCCCGGCACGCCGCGCGACGCCTGGACTGGCCGGCGCAGTGCGCGGTCGTGGCGGCGGTGGCGCTGCTGACCGCGGCGCTCAACGAGGCCGGACGGCGGGGGTGGTCCGCTCCGGCTGTTCTCGCCGGGGTGGGCCTGGCCGGGCTGGCCGCCGCGGCGTTCGCGGTGCGTGAGCGGCTGGCCCGGTCTCCTGCCCTTCCGCCAAGCCTGCTGCGGTCTCGTACGATGATCGGCGGAGCCGTCATCGGCCTGCTGTTCAACTTCGGCTTCTACGGCATGGTGTTCACTGCCAGCCTGGATTTCCAGCACCAGCGCGGCTTCAGCGCCCTCGGCACCGGACTGGCCCTGTTCCCGGCGGTGGCGATGACCATGTTCGCCTCCGTCCTGTCCGGGCGGCTGACCCGCCTCACCGGCGATCGTCCGCTGGTGATCTCCGGCATGCTCGTGGCTGCTCTGGGCCTGGCCGGCTGGGCCTCATCGGGAGCCGACCCCGCCTACCCGGTGCTGGTGGCCCCGATGATGGCCGCGGGGTTCGGTACCTCCTTCGCCCTCACCGGTTCAACCGCGACCGTGATGGGCGCCGCGCCCCCGGCGTATGCAGGGGCCGCCTCCGCCCTGTTCAACACGACTCGCCAGGTCGGCAGCGCGACCGGCGTGGCGCTCGGCGGCAGCCTGCTCGCCACGGCCACCCACTACAACACCGGGCTGCGCACCAGCATGGCCATTGGTGCCCTCGCCTACCTGGCCGCCGCAGGCCTGGCGTGGCTGTGCGTGCCGGCGAAGCCCAAAGGAACGTAG
- a CDS encoding (2Fe-2S)-binding protein, whose protein sequence is MRITVTVNGEQHTRDVEPRLLLVHFLRDELGLTGTHWGCDTSNCGVCAVWLDGTPVKSCTVLAVMADGHEVRTVEGLAHGTELDPVQQGFIACHGLQCGFCTPGMMMTARWLLDHNADPSEEDIREAISGQMCRCTGYENIVRSIRWAAEHGGGQRTADAGTESAPGREEVRA, encoded by the coding sequence ATGCGGATCACCGTGACCGTGAACGGCGAGCAGCACACGAGGGACGTGGAGCCCAGGTTGTTGCTCGTGCACTTCCTGCGCGACGAACTCGGACTCACCGGCACCCACTGGGGCTGTGACACCTCCAACTGCGGGGTGTGCGCCGTCTGGCTGGACGGGACGCCGGTCAAGTCCTGCACCGTGCTCGCGGTGATGGCCGACGGCCATGAGGTGCGGACCGTCGAGGGACTGGCGCACGGGACCGAACTCGACCCGGTGCAACAGGGATTCATCGCCTGCCACGGGCTGCAGTGCGGCTTCTGCACACCGGGGATGATGATGACCGCCCGCTGGCTGCTCGACCACAACGCGGATCCGTCCGAGGAGGACATCCGCGAGGCCATCTCCGGACAGATGTGCCGCTGCACCGGTTACGAGAACATCGTGCGCTCCATCCGCTGGGCCGCCGAGCACGGCGGCGGGCAGAGGACCGCCGACGCGGGCACCGAGTCGGCGCCCGGCCGCGAGGAGGTGCGGGCATGA
- a CDS encoding vWA domain-containing protein, whose translation MPDLPELAVSFTAALHEAGIAVGPDRTRSFARALTLLAPSTKRELRHCALATLVSDPEQIKLFDEVFRKVFGGPADRGEQRGQPGDPPRSLPNTVPGRLLATRKYTADGRGRDADAQPREAPVPLAASPLDRLAGRDFADLTAEELAQLSEVMRTLVLRTPTRPSRRRRTAHHGARVDVRRTLSDSRRTGGYPLWLRRFAPRARPRDLIVLCDISGSMEPYARAMLQLLYCAARATRAEVFTFATRLTRLTPVLRRGGPDDALARAGRAAPDWSGGTRIADCLAEFNQRFGRRGMAHGAVVTIISDGWDTGAPADLATHMARLSRVAYRVIWVNPRTASPRYRPLAAGMAAALPYCDAVVSAHNLAALDDFTAALYARRRR comes from the coding sequence ATGCCTGATCTGCCTGAACTGGCCGTCTCGTTCACCGCCGCCCTGCACGAGGCGGGGATCGCAGTGGGCCCCGACCGTACCCGCAGCTTCGCTCGGGCGCTCACCCTGCTGGCACCCTCGACGAAGCGCGAACTGCGGCACTGCGCGCTCGCCACCCTGGTGTCCGACCCCGAGCAGATCAAGCTGTTCGACGAGGTCTTCCGCAAGGTCTTCGGCGGCCCGGCCGACCGCGGAGAACAGCGCGGGCAACCCGGCGACCCGCCCCGATCGCTCCCGAACACCGTTCCTGGCCGCCTCCTCGCCACCCGGAAGTACACCGCGGACGGACGAGGCCGGGATGCCGACGCACAGCCGCGGGAGGCTCCCGTACCCCTCGCCGCCAGTCCGCTCGATCGTCTCGCGGGCCGCGACTTCGCGGACCTGACCGCAGAGGAACTGGCGCAGCTCTCCGAGGTGATGCGCACCCTCGTGTTGCGCACCCCGACCCGGCCGTCCCGCCGACGCCGCACCGCACACCACGGTGCGCGCGTCGACGTGCGCCGTACCCTTTCCGACAGCCGGCGCACCGGCGGATACCCGCTGTGGCTACGCCGCTTCGCGCCCCGCGCTCGCCCCCGCGACCTCATCGTGCTCTGCGACATCTCCGGATCGATGGAGCCCTATGCCCGCGCGATGCTGCAACTGCTCTACTGTGCCGCCCGCGCCACGCGCGCCGAGGTCTTCACCTTCGCCACCCGGCTCACACGCCTCACGCCCGTCCTCCGGCGGGGCGGGCCGGACGACGCCCTGGCACGGGCCGGACGGGCGGCCCCCGACTGGTCCGGGGGCACCCGGATAGCGGACTGCCTGGCGGAGTTCAACCAGCGGTTCGGCCGGCGCGGCATGGCGCACGGCGCCGTGGTCACCATCATCTCCGACGGCTGGGACACCGGCGCGCCCGCCGACCTCGCCACCCACATGGCGCGGCTGTCCCGGGTCGCCTACCGCGTCATATGGGTCAACCCGCGCACGGCAAGCCCGCGCTACCGTCCGCTCGCGGCCGGCATGGCCGCGGCACTGCCCTACTGCGACGCCGTCGTCAGCGCCCACAACCTTGCGGCCCTGGACGACTTCACCGCCGCTCTGTACGCCCGGCGCCGCCGATGA
- a CDS encoding aerobic carbon-monoxide dehydrogenase large subunit has protein sequence MTTTEERPVGFGRMARKEDARFVRGHGTYVDDVLLPGMLHGAILRSPLAHARIVSVDTSAAEAHPKVKAVITGETLAGLGLAWMPTLSYDTQAVLATDKVRFQGQEVAFVVAEDRYAARDALELIDVEYDPLPPVVDARRALEPDAPVIRDDKEHQTDNHIFDWSAGDKERTDEVFAAADVVVEQDMLYPRVHPAPLETCGTVADMDAITGKLTVWSTTQAPHAHRTIYAMVAGIPEHKIRIISPDIGGGFGNKVGIYPGYVCAVVGSIVTGKPVKWVEDRSENLMSTSFARDYHMHGEIAATKDGKILGLRVRVIADHGAFNATAQPTQFPAGFFGVFTGSYDLAAAHCTVTGVYTDKAPGGVAYACSFRVTEAVYLVERMVDVLADKLGTDPAELRMRNLLRPGQFPYRTQTGWEYDSGDYPRALRLAMDIAHYEDLRREQAEKRERGELMGIGVSFFTEAVGAGPRRHMDILGLGMADGAELRVHPTGKAVLRISVQTQGQGHETTFAQIVAEELGIPPEDVEVVHGDTDQTPFGLGTYGSRSTPVSGAAAAMVARKVRERAKIVASAMLEVSPDDLEWEKGRWYVTGDPDQGRTMAEIALAAHSNLELPEGVEGHLDATCVYNPPNLTFPFGAYICVADVDVDTGQVKIRRFIAVDDCGNRINPTIVEGQVHGGLADGLGMALMQVIAFDEEGNCLGGSFMDYLLPTSVECPSWELGETVTPSPHHPIGAKGVGESATVGSPAAVVNAVVDALKPLGIRHVDMPLTPAVVWRAAQGRPLRTDMAIT, from the coding sequence ATGACGACCACCGAGGAACGGCCGGTCGGCTTCGGGCGCATGGCCCGCAAGGAGGACGCCCGGTTCGTCCGCGGCCACGGAACCTACGTCGACGACGTACTGCTGCCTGGAATGCTGCACGGCGCGATCCTGCGCAGCCCGCTGGCCCACGCCCGGATCGTGTCCGTGGACACCAGCGCAGCCGAGGCGCACCCGAAGGTCAAGGCCGTGATCACCGGGGAGACCCTGGCCGGTCTCGGGCTGGCCTGGATGCCCACGCTCTCGTACGACACGCAGGCGGTGCTCGCCACCGACAAGGTGCGCTTCCAGGGTCAGGAGGTCGCCTTCGTCGTCGCCGAGGACCGCTACGCAGCCCGGGACGCCCTCGAGTTGATCGACGTGGAGTACGACCCGTTGCCGCCGGTCGTCGATGCCCGACGAGCGCTCGAGCCGGACGCGCCGGTGATCCGCGACGACAAGGAACACCAGACTGACAACCACATCTTCGACTGGTCGGCGGGTGACAAGGAGCGAACCGACGAGGTCTTCGCGGCCGCCGACGTCGTGGTCGAGCAGGACATGCTCTACCCGCGGGTGCACCCGGCGCCGCTGGAGACCTGTGGCACCGTGGCGGACATGGACGCCATCACCGGCAAGCTGACGGTGTGGTCCACCACCCAGGCCCCGCACGCCCACCGCACGATCTACGCGATGGTGGCCGGCATCCCGGAGCACAAGATCCGGATCATCTCCCCGGACATCGGGGGCGGCTTCGGCAACAAGGTCGGCATCTACCCCGGCTACGTGTGCGCGGTCGTCGGCTCGATCGTCACCGGCAAGCCGGTGAAGTGGGTGGAGGACCGCTCGGAGAACCTCATGAGCACCTCCTTCGCCCGCGACTACCACATGCACGGCGAGATCGCGGCGACGAAGGACGGGAAGATCCTGGGCCTACGCGTCCGTGTCATCGCCGACCACGGCGCGTTCAACGCCACCGCACAGCCGACGCAGTTCCCGGCCGGCTTCTTCGGCGTCTTCACCGGCTCGTACGACCTGGCCGCCGCGCACTGTACCGTGACCGGCGTCTACACCGACAAGGCACCCGGCGGTGTCGCCTACGCGTGCTCGTTCCGCGTCACCGAGGCCGTGTACCTGGTCGAGCGGATGGTCGACGTGCTCGCGGACAAGCTCGGCACGGACCCGGCCGAGCTGCGGATGCGCAACCTGCTGCGGCCCGGGCAGTTCCCGTACAGGACGCAGACCGGGTGGGAGTACGACTCCGGCGACTACCCTCGCGCCCTGCGGCTGGCCATGGACATCGCGCACTACGAGGACCTGCGCCGAGAGCAGGCCGAGAAGCGCGAGCGTGGCGAGCTCATGGGGATCGGAGTCAGCTTCTTCACCGAGGCCGTCGGCGCGGGTCCGCGCAGGCACATGGACATCCTCGGACTGGGCATGGCCGACGGTGCCGAGCTGCGGGTCCACCCGACCGGCAAGGCCGTCCTGCGGATCTCCGTACAGACCCAGGGGCAGGGCCACGAGACGACGTTCGCGCAGATCGTCGCCGAGGAACTGGGCATCCCGCCCGAGGACGTCGAGGTGGTGCACGGCGACACCGACCAGACCCCGTTCGGGCTCGGCACCTACGGCTCCCGCTCGACGCCGGTGTCCGGAGCGGCGGCCGCGATGGTCGCCCGCAAGGTACGCGAACGCGCGAAGATCGTCGCCTCCGCGATGCTCGAAGTGAGCCCGGACGACCTGGAATGGGAGAAGGGCCGCTGGTACGTCACGGGCGACCCCGACCAGGGACGGACCATGGCCGAGATCGCGCTCGCCGCACACTCCAACCTGGAGCTGCCCGAGGGCGTCGAGGGCCACCTGGACGCGACCTGCGTCTACAACCCGCCGAACCTCACCTTCCCCTTCGGCGCGTACATCTGCGTCGCCGACGTGGACGTCGACACCGGCCAGGTGAAGATCCGCCGGTTCATCGCCGTGGACGACTGCGGCAACCGGATCAACCCCACGATCGTCGAGGGGCAGGTGCACGGCGGACTCGCCGACGGCCTGGGCATGGCGCTCATGCAGGTGATCGCCTTCGACGAGGAGGGCAACTGCCTCGGCGGGTCGTTCATGGACTATCTCCTGCCCACCTCGGTCGAGTGCCCGTCCTGGGAACTCGGCGAGACCGTCACCCCCTCCCCGCACCACCCCATCGGCGCCAAGGGCGTCGGCGAGTCCGCCACGGTGGGGTCGCCCGCCGCCGTGGTCAACGCCGTGGTCGACGCCCTGAAGCCGCTTGGCATACGCCATGTCGACATGCCGCTGACGCCGGCCGTGGTGTGGCGGGCCGCGCAGGGCCGGCCGCTGCGCACCGACATGGCGATCACCTGA
- a CDS encoding LysR family transcriptional regulator gives MTVTQLSTFVLVARLGSVGAAARALGVSESAVSQALTALRTHYSDPLIRRTGGGGMRLTPAGARLLPIASQMVALSADAEAAVRAARGAPDELRVVATSTLAEFVLPSLVEAFADRSGHRAETSFGVAAGHEIRVLVENRLADVALGPYLGADHGGELVSEPLFRTQLVVVIGARSPRPPGPPPQWSWLVDSSGTDPDADSGRLLRRLKVAEGHVWVFPNQAATWAAAAEGAGVAPALAHLVSPRIRRDELRVLETPATPSDATWHATVLQAEHRSPATDAFLHFLHTPAATRIMRAPGAGVPPSRFRPPVYVTLWGA, from the coding sequence GTGACCGTCACACAGCTCAGCACCTTCGTGCTGGTCGCCCGGCTCGGCTCGGTCGGCGCCGCGGCGCGAGCCCTGGGGGTGAGCGAGTCCGCCGTATCGCAGGCGCTGACCGCGCTGCGCACCCACTACAGCGATCCGCTCATCCGGCGCACCGGCGGCGGTGGGATGCGTCTGACGCCCGCGGGCGCGCGGCTGCTGCCGATCGCGTCGCAGATGGTCGCGCTGAGCGCGGATGCCGAGGCGGCGGTACGGGCGGCACGGGGTGCGCCCGACGAGCTTCGGGTAGTCGCCACGAGCACGCTGGCCGAGTTCGTGCTCCCCTCACTCGTGGAGGCTTTCGCCGACCGCTCAGGGCACAGGGCCGAGACCTCCTTCGGGGTGGCCGCCGGCCACGAGATACGTGTGCTGGTCGAGAACCGGCTGGCCGACGTCGCGCTCGGGCCGTATCTCGGCGCCGACCATGGGGGCGAACTGGTCAGCGAGCCACTGTTCCGCACCCAGCTGGTCGTGGTGATCGGCGCCAGGTCGCCGCGGCCGCCAGGTCCGCCGCCGCAGTGGTCGTGGCTCGTCGATTCCTCCGGGACCGATCCGGACGCGGACTCCGGGCGACTGCTGCGTCGGCTCAAAGTGGCCGAAGGACACGTGTGGGTGTTCCCCAACCAGGCCGCGACCTGGGCGGCTGCCGCCGAGGGCGCGGGGGTGGCACCGGCGTTGGCCCATCTGGTGTCGCCCCGCATCCGGCGTGACGAGCTGCGCGTACTGGAGACCCCGGCCACGCCATCGGACGCCACATGGCACGCCACCGTCCTGCAGGCCGAGCATCGTTCCCCGGCCACCGACGCGTTCCTGCACTTCCTGCACACGCCCGCAGCGACCCGCATCATGCGCGCGCCCGGCGCGGGCGTCCCGCCCTCCCGCTTCCGGCCTCCGGTGTACGTCACGCTCTGGGGCGCGTAA